A stretch of Aerococcus christensenii DNA encodes these proteins:
- the purB gene encoding adenylosuccinate lyase: MISRYTRPEMAALWSDQNKYQSWLEVEILAVEAWAELGEIPKEDAQAVRDHAKFDVHRILEIEKETKHDVVAFTRCLSESMGEEKKWVHYGLTSTDVVDTAYGYQLKQVNDVLRQDLDRFLDILKEGALKYKTTLCMGRTHGVHAEPTTFGLKFARWYSEFKRHRERFEHAAKGVEAGKISGAVGTFANVPTQVEAYVCQHLGIRPQEISTQVLPRDLHAEYIATMALIATGIENIATEIRHLQKSEVREAEEYFASGQKGSSAMPHKRNPIGSENVTGLARVIRGHMITAYEDVSLWHERDISHSSAERIILPDTTILLNYILNRFGRILKNLTVFPENMTRNMHATHDLIFSQRVLLKLIDSGMSREAAYDLVQPLTAQSWNESSSFKELVENCPAITEQLSKEELEDAFDPMYHLRRIDEIYHRVGLD; the protein is encoded by the coding sequence ATGATAAGTCGTTACACCCGACCAGAAATGGCGGCTTTGTGGTCAGATCAAAATAAATATCAAAGTTGGCTAGAAGTAGAAATTTTAGCGGTTGAAGCTTGGGCAGAATTAGGGGAAATTCCGAAAGAAGACGCACAAGCTGTACGGGATCATGCAAAATTTGACGTTCATCGTATCCTAGAGATTGAAAAAGAGACGAAACATGATGTTGTAGCTTTTACCCGGTGTTTGTCTGAATCAATGGGAGAAGAAAAGAAGTGGGTGCATTACGGGTTAACCTCTACAGATGTTGTAGATACGGCATACGGTTATCAATTAAAACAGGTCAATGACGTGTTACGTCAAGACCTTGACCGTTTTTTGGATATTTTGAAAGAGGGCGCTTTGAAATATAAAACCACTCTCTGTATGGGAAGAACACATGGGGTACATGCAGAACCTACGACGTTTGGTTTAAAATTTGCACGTTGGTATAGTGAATTTAAACGTCATCGCGAACGCTTTGAACACGCTGCTAAGGGGGTAGAAGCGGGTAAAATTTCTGGGGCAGTTGGCACTTTTGCAAATGTTCCTACTCAGGTAGAAGCTTATGTATGCCAACATTTAGGGATTCGCCCACAAGAAATTTCAACCCAAGTTTTACCGAGAGATTTGCATGCTGAATATATTGCTACGATGGCGCTTATTGCCACAGGTATTGAAAATATTGCGACTGAAATTCGTCACTTGCAAAAGTCAGAAGTCAGAGAAGCTGAAGAATACTTTGCAAGTGGTCAAAAAGGCTCCAGTGCGATGCCTCATAAACGCAATCCTATCGGTAGTGAAAATGTTACCGGCCTTGCACGGGTTATTCGGGGTCATATGATCACTGCTTATGAAGATGTTTCCCTCTGGCATGAGCGTGATATTTCGCATTCCTCTGCTGAACGAATCATTCTGCCAGATACAACGATTTTATTGAACTATATCTTAAATCGATTTGGCCGTATTTTGAAGAATTTAACAGTCTTCCCAGAGAATATGACTCGTAATATGCATGCTACGCATGATTTAATTTTTAGTCAGCGCGTATTACTGAAATTGATTGACTCAGGAATGTCCAGGGAAGCAGCATACGATTTGGTTCAACCGTTAACCGCTCAATCTTGGAATGAATCTTCCTCTTTCAAAGAGTTAGTAGAGAATTGTCCAGCGATTACAGAACAACTCTCTAAAGAAGAGTTAGAAGACGCCTTCGACCCTATGTATCATTTACGTCGAATTGATGAAATTTATCATCGTGTAGGTTTAGATTAA
- a CDS encoding recombinase family protein, translating to MRYGYVRVSTKEQCIDRQTCCFKNAGVEAKNIYADKASGKDFHRESYVKLMRRLKSEDELFVKSAEEIRIARQKGVVFGRTKIDMPDNFYAVAIKWQRGQVNLREGAEMLSVSHSTFAKWLHARRIQKFVNKSRG from the coding sequence ATGCGTTATGGATATGTTCGTGTGTCAACGAAAGAGCAGTGTATTGATAGACAAACTTGTTGCTTTAAAAATGCTGGAGTAGAAGCAAAGAATATTTATGCGGATAAGGCGTCAGGTAAGGATTTTCATAGGGAAAGTTATGTAAAGCTTATGCGCAGGCTTAAAAGTGAGGATGAGCTGTTTGTGAAGTCGGCTGAGGAAATTCGAATTGCCAGACAAAAAGGTGTAGTGTTTGGTAGGACAAAGATTGATATGCCTGATAATTTTTATGCTGTGGCGATTAAGTGGCAGCGTGGACAGGTAAACTTGCGTGAGGGGGCAGAAATGCTTTCTGTTTCGCATAGTACGTTTGCTAAGTGGCTACATGCAAGAAGAATCCAAAAATTTGTAAATAAATCTAGGGGTTAA
- a CDS encoding TetR/AcrR family transcriptional regulator has translation MKKLATSSENILKMCRQIVPEKGLLAVNMRTVAKRCDVALGSIYYHFPSKEELIIATIESVWEDIFRWCEQESKEGEFSVCIESCFERIKQGIQRYPHFFTIPSLSLSSKEKQKGHTDNAAVFFVD, from the coding sequence GTGAAGAAATTAGCGACTTCGAGTGAAAATATTCTGAAAATGTGTAGACAAATTGTTCCTGAGAAAGGACTACTAGCAGTTAATATGAGAACAGTGGCTAAGCGATGTGACGTTGCATTAGGTTCAATTTATTACCATTTTCCTTCGAAAGAAGAGTTAATCATTGCAACAATTGAGAGCGTCTGGGAGGATATCTTTAGATGGTGTGAGCAAGAATCAAAGGAAGGGGAGTTCTCTGTATGTATTGAGAGTTGTTTTGAACGCATTAAGCAGGGAATTCAGCGCTATCCTCATTTTTTTACCATCCCTTCCCTCAGCTTGTCATCGAAAGAGAAACAGAAGGGACACACGGACAATGCAGCGGTATTTTTCGTTGACTAG
- a CDS encoding DUF2871 family protein, whose amino-acid sequence MVFLLVALCDVNTDWEQKRIFPIFIKLYNMGLSLLSVTMLVRGVVQALGVEILKEVHSTLSDVAGIGHIYIEGIGIVCFY is encoded by the coding sequence ATAGTATTCCTTCTTGTTGCTTTATGTGATGTCAATACTGATTGGGAGCAGAAAAGGATTTTTCCTATCTTTATCAAACTCTATAACATGGGTTTATCCCTTCTTTCTGTCACTATGTTAGTACGTGGAGTGGTACAGGCATTAGGGGTTGAAATCTTAAAAGAAGTCCATTCAACGCTATCTGATGTTGCAGGGATAGGACATATATATATAGAAGGAATCGGAATTGTGTGCTTTTACTAG
- a CDS encoding metal-dependent hydrolase family protein, whose product MTTLYQRANIFNGKEEALITDGWFVVDNTSGRITAMGSGKAPQADVVVDLKGKYVMPGLINAHTHMTMDPDALDSGLAVNEIEASVLALKNLHTCLKSGVTYIRECGATYDIDITMARLEREGKISQVPEIMPSGRAYSMTGGHGDMPNFSCLVDSPDEMRHAIRQGMKNGAQTIKLMATGGVMTEDDHMFQPQLSIEEMRVAVAEAHHKGRTVSAHAEGPQGIKNAIAAGVDGVEHCFYCDDEDIEKMIEQGTHVNPTVVADWIIATKGKATLPTFQVVKAANALDDLLANLKKAWDAGVKMGLGTDAGTPFNGFEMTPVELELMVELLDRTPYQALMTSYASAEFMRIDKDYGSLETGKYADFLVLKHNPLVDIKAVQEIDKAVYKKGVRQF is encoded by the coding sequence ATGACAACATTGTATCAACGAGCTAATATTTTTAATGGAAAAGAAGAAGCACTCATTACAGACGGGTGGTTTGTCGTAGATAACACCAGTGGGCGAATTACAGCGATGGGAAGTGGCAAAGCCCCTCAAGCGGATGTTGTCGTGGACTTAAAGGGCAAGTATGTGATGCCAGGATTGATTAATGCCCACACGCATATGACGATGGATCCTGATGCTTTGGATTCAGGCTTAGCTGTCAATGAAATAGAAGCCAGTGTGTTAGCACTCAAAAATCTTCATACCTGCTTAAAATCTGGTGTGACTTATATTCGTGAATGTGGTGCCACTTATGATATTGATATTACGATGGCGCGATTGGAACGTGAAGGGAAAATCAGCCAAGTACCAGAGATTATGCCGTCAGGACGGGCTTACTCTATGACAGGTGGACATGGCGATATGCCCAACTTTTCTTGCTTAGTAGATTCTCCAGACGAAATGAGACATGCTATTCGGCAAGGCATGAAGAACGGCGCACAAACCATTAAGTTGATGGCGACAGGTGGGGTGATGACAGAAGACGATCATATGTTTCAACCTCAGTTATCAATAGAAGAGATGCGGGTAGCAGTTGCAGAAGCTCATCATAAGGGACGGACAGTATCTGCACACGCGGAAGGTCCTCAAGGAATCAAAAATGCAATTGCAGCAGGAGTAGATGGGGTTGAACATTGCTTCTATTGTGATGATGAAGATATTGAAAAGATGATTGAACAAGGCACACATGTCAATCCAACTGTTGTGGCAGACTGGATTATTGCCACGAAAGGGAAAGCCACTTTACCTACTTTTCAAGTTGTGAAAGCAGCCAATGCTTTAGACGATTTATTAGCTAATTTGAAAAAAGCTTGGGACGCAGGCGTTAAGATGGGCTTAGGAACGGATGCAGGCACACCTTTTAATGGGTTTGAGATGACGCCAGTAGAATTGGAATTGATGGTAGAATTACTTGATCGGACGCCCTACCAAGCTTTGATGACATCTTATGCCTCAGCTGAATTTATGCGTATTGATAAAGACTATGGCTCATTAGAAACAGGGAAATATGCGGACTTTTTAGTCTTAAAACATAATCCTTTAGTTGATATTAAGGCTGTTCAAGAAATAGATAAAGCCGTTTATAAAAAAGGGGTTCGCCAATTTTAA
- a CDS encoding InlB B-repeat-containing protein, with the protein MVGKNNQQNQFKQRSEHMKRYGIRKLKVGVASVAIASCFLLPSAMSVSAAETKPVSTDQVRETNQGAKENKQIKSKIQAYSSGQAAANLKQSAPADNLQTKGNSVVATDHQDPKKKDQQAVTSEIKDKKPEQKTKQDTPVDETSHSNKVPVNQTHLEAKDQSTANDQVTNEKSGKVYNLRFVYTLADNVVSQLYQPYELTLTERELDKKDFVKYLEVPHLVGYRTDSGTYVKKNNQYVLAGDLDEKETHYIKIDAAYIKVHAQIDANDKSGLHYKGIVNVPYTPEQKVYYVRHLVQKFDKPNEFEDVQLPDSVYKVTKTITENGKQKQVALTRNYGAVGEVAYAQPIFIPGYRPETNLLRSALPDSDQPVIFTLRYYRDSYEVKYDTDNGTSIRTKRVYYQQPVTEVQDPTRRGYVFQGWTVSGLSDSEHSDSKVNKDQKFTSIKSMPANGVTFKAHWKANATAEYTVNVWAQKADLVDYDHPDNIVNYDFVGRFKRTVDTFAKKGDGSVDESKPTTIDDPHIKQEEIEKMAFPDTVESDRKTAAEFGKYYVLNDRFTKVMNHLMVDKKTGKTTLKFTKPDARHQSRAIIRPEGDTVLDLIYDRKPYDLIFAKGDVVAGVDTSTSGVDSGYNTPIVKPDAEGKWVTYWYDNTAQPDFDQNGDFQFDERNIVKMKPRTDGKPLYSPYVVRARYGASLQYRWPIESEVRMQRHEGVDLDTHGDPTRGSDDAIGFLGFVLKNKAEKGKSEYAEYGAYRDTPPYRVTKAFLGGTDSLPNPHLTLYGKPLKSNWRLLTTDLTDLRLNRGKVEPQKVIIRLETDQSAKKNDDKDRHYVFSLESYSKNDTSNGDYTYNCPLIKGYQVVPEDAHKKAEQMDADDMSEKLDDIMEEDYENYKKDQPDYKGTLEDYKLLVLSANQRWQYEFYLRHHPEYLPELNPMAADYVAKHPGRQKNDFFNLLISGRLTGDKDQVQKAYEQLEAGFTRYKQLSEDINNYVKESYEQYKKDWVAKGGDESDIEPADPDDPDHLSSGSPVLELPEYKRWVLGNRKLLDKEHPLDEMYEDYKTKHPDFLGSPTDFTFLFEQHASPIYYTKYNSTDKLDGPDNMDTEPYEKNTLLVYRYKRCHYKLQFFGNRDADKALAEEDHPYSENIRNASYNDEVKVVPLKANDPKHHLPYQWEFRGQTITRPTYLPEDYVFKGWALDAGGTQPLIPSGFTKEEQKNLSPIGMPEGGLALYPIWGPSEVKHKVTINYWNNKSYDMELVHDQILHEHEKPEGTDDPFVKDPPHQKGYAFTGWVIEVKDKDGKVQEHPYAFDNPVVEDMTLKAKYVPDVRVTATIHHYLLKPGETIKAYYDLFKQEQDLDKQITACTDANKVNELRATKSELTKKRMAMVDKDAVQTIDNLRPDATYSAQAVYEGPQYFPDTQFDQITVNKDAKKNVAWFVYQVFGQNMYKVQYHDAHGKDILPPQTIRTGNLDWDVATAPQIPGYRFNKVSVPDRDAKDKQKDDTHPQGQMTFEVTPEGNGVNKVYNVIFTYDDVRILKRKDKSQATPAGYQRIYYNTDGNGKLVTTDDKDKQPVANLTYDVVDGLQNGLLPDIKPQANPGYRFVRWDPAVPDTLASVKSRTYTAIFEPDISTRKDNPYIISVGDKLPDAKELLAGAKNLPKDVTVAYAEDPGKLNGDFIVPNGAKVPDRTYVDRPVKLLINYDAVDEAGKTSHRTIELNTTLTVVNPVVAQSRILSADLSDQDQKKSGIDKHTLAVDRYIRTHYKLVTFDAKQNGDFASPDVERSYYVKPDVEVTIPRPGVIAKAGYDFSGWKQGNTPYSKGVKGKFSDKTTIEADYQAHAMTLKPMILSVGDQAPEAKALVTNSDKLSDAAKFSYSGSAPTTQKAGNQQVTVVNTDGVKQSTTIQVIDNIVSNNQFQGLSEAEKAYIKAHYKRIAFSAGQHGQFDPKDETIYYVNPDRVHDLSKLAPHVTAKRGYKQGNGLANTGFSCKLKDVRFDYDTDIVATYQEVDPTTKNLIIRQGMSLPKASEFIESLPQGTEVAYDFGSESAQKYAQEEVGHTKVIPLTLTYKQADKITRTAHCVAYLTILPSVIAQGSETAPDYVDYIKKNYRTITFDAGKDGQLNGASTYFVDPDREVDLTSIQPGVTANTGQQFIGWNKELKGKFTQNTTIEATYRQAPKPEPCPVCPTPKPQPKRGTFKEIHIYVTKDEDGKIISTIQSENRVIGYDGDEYTTRKNEKDGFEFKGIKDLQDNPTYSTDGKSTTGKIVGDKNQSITYVYEKVVKKEQPAPIPTPKPEPTPVPVPTPQPEPRPEPQPQPEPQPQPEPRPEPQPQPEPKPEPKPEPQPESQPECRWKEEAKGVEPVVFKTADRQATTRHAAFSHCCLPKTGIVDNQVGLLSVGLLIGSGIFFLPKRSRRSTN; encoded by the coding sequence ATGGTAGGTAAAAATAATCAACAAAACCAATTCAAACAGAGAAGTGAACACATGAAGCGCTATGGTATTCGCAAACTAAAAGTAGGCGTGGCTTCTGTTGCAATAGCTAGCTGTTTTTTGTTGCCTTCAGCAATGTCAGTGTCCGCTGCTGAAACAAAACCAGTGTCAACTGATCAAGTTAGGGAAACGAATCAAGGAGCTAAGGAAAATAAACAAATCAAGTCGAAGATTCAAGCATATTCTTCTGGTCAAGCGGCAGCTAATCTGAAGCAATCTGCTCCTGCAGATAACCTTCAAACAAAGGGCAATTCAGTGGTGGCAACGGATCATCAGGATCCTAAGAAAAAAGATCAACAAGCTGTAACTAGTGAGATTAAGGACAAGAAACCTGAGCAAAAGACAAAACAAGATACGCCGGTTGATGAAACAAGTCATTCTAATAAAGTACCTGTTAATCAAACTCATCTAGAAGCAAAAGATCAATCAACTGCTAATGATCAAGTAACTAATGAAAAAAGTGGCAAAGTTTATAACTTACGTTTTGTTTATACATTAGCAGATAATGTCGTTTCGCAACTCTATCAGCCATATGAACTAACACTTACTGAAAGAGAACTTGACAAAAAAGACTTTGTTAAATATTTGGAAGTGCCCCATTTGGTGGGATATCGTACGGATAGCGGCACTTATGTCAAAAAGAATAATCAGTATGTTCTAGCAGGCGATTTAGATGAAAAAGAAACACACTATATCAAAATTGATGCCGCTTATATCAAAGTGCATGCTCAAATTGACGCAAATGATAAAAGTGGATTGCATTATAAAGGAATAGTCAACGTACCGTATACTCCAGAACAAAAAGTTTATTACGTTCGTCATTTAGTGCAAAAATTTGATAAGCCGAATGAATTTGAAGATGTCCAGTTACCTGATTCTGTTTATAAAGTTACTAAGACAATTACCGAAAATGGTAAACAAAAACAGGTTGCATTAACTCGTAATTATGGAGCTGTAGGTGAAGTGGCATATGCTCAGCCAATCTTCATTCCAGGTTATCGCCCGGAAACTAACCTGCTTCGTTCTGCTTTACCAGATAGCGATCAGCCAGTAATATTTACTTTGCGTTATTATCGTGATAGTTATGAAGTCAAATATGACACGGATAATGGTACTAGCATACGTACTAAGCGAGTATACTACCAGCAACCGGTGACAGAGGTTCAGGATCCTACACGTCGCGGTTATGTATTTCAAGGTTGGACAGTGAGTGGATTGTCAGATAGTGAACATTCGGATTCCAAAGTAAACAAGGATCAAAAGTTTACAAGTATTAAATCGATGCCCGCTAATGGAGTCACCTTTAAAGCACACTGGAAAGCAAATGCAACAGCTGAGTATACAGTTAACGTTTGGGCTCAAAAAGCAGATCTTGTCGATTATGATCACCCAGACAATATTGTGAACTATGATTTTGTCGGACGTTTTAAGCGAACTGTTGATACATTTGCTAAAAAAGGTGATGGTTCAGTAGATGAATCTAAACCGACTACAATTGATGATCCTCACATCAAACAAGAAGAAATAGAAAAGATGGCTTTCCCTGATACAGTAGAAAGCGATCGTAAGACTGCTGCTGAGTTTGGAAAGTACTACGTCTTAAATGACAGATTTACTAAAGTAATGAACCACTTAATGGTGGATAAGAAAACAGGAAAAACAACACTTAAGTTTACTAAGCCAGATGCACGACACCAGAGTCGTGCGATCATTCGCCCAGAAGGCGACACAGTGCTAGATCTGATTTATGATCGCAAACCTTATGATCTGATTTTTGCTAAAGGGGATGTTGTAGCGGGTGTTGATACTTCTACTAGTGGTGTTGATAGTGGTTACAATACACCAATTGTCAAACCGGATGCTGAAGGAAAATGGGTAACTTATTGGTATGATAATACTGCTCAGCCAGATTTTGATCAGAATGGTGATTTTCAATTTGACGAGCGAAATATTGTCAAAATGAAGCCTAGAACAGATGGCAAGCCGCTTTATTCGCCTTATGTCGTCAGAGCACGCTATGGTGCGTCATTACAATATCGCTGGCCAATAGAATCAGAAGTCAGAATGCAACGACATGAAGGTGTTGATCTTGATACACATGGTGATCCTACTAGAGGGTCAGATGATGCCATTGGATTTTTGGGCTTTGTATTGAAAAACAAAGCTGAAAAGGGTAAAAGTGAATATGCTGAATATGGTGCATATAGGGATACGCCACCTTATCGAGTAACCAAGGCCTTTTTGGGAGGAACAGATTCTTTACCTAATCCACATCTGACTTTGTATGGAAAACCATTGAAATCCAATTGGCGGTTGCTGACGACAGATTTAACTGATTTAAGGCTAAACAGAGGTAAAGTTGAACCACAAAAAGTGATTATCAGGTTGGAAACTGATCAGTCAGCTAAGAAAAATGATGATAAGGATCGTCATTATGTATTCTCATTGGAATCCTATTCCAAAAATGACACAAGCAATGGTGACTATACGTATAATTGCCCGCTAATTAAAGGTTATCAGGTAGTTCCAGAAGATGCTCATAAAAAAGCTGAACAAATGGATGCTGATGATATGAGTGAAAAGCTTGATGATATTATGGAAGAAGATTATGAGAACTATAAAAAAGATCAGCCTGATTATAAGGGAACTTTAGAGGATTACAAGTTGCTAGTTCTTTCAGCTAATCAACGCTGGCAATATGAGTTTTATTTACGCCATCATCCTGAATATCTTCCTGAATTAAATCCGATGGCAGCAGATTATGTAGCTAAGCATCCGGGGCGTCAAAAGAATGATTTCTTTAATCTATTAATTAGTGGTCGTTTAACTGGAGATAAGGACCAAGTCCAAAAAGCTTATGAACAATTAGAAGCTGGTTTTACCCGATATAAGCAATTAAGTGAAGATATTAATAATTATGTTAAAGAGTCTTATGAACAATATAAGAAAGATTGGGTAGCAAAAGGTGGTGACGAATCTGATATTGAGCCGGCTGATCCAGATGATCCAGATCATCTTTCATCAGGAAGCCCTGTTTTGGAGTTACCTGAATATAAGCGTTGGGTTTTAGGTAATCGTAAGTTACTTGATAAAGAGCATCCTTTAGACGAGATGTATGAGGATTATAAAACTAAGCATCCTGATTTTTTAGGAAGTCCGACAGATTTTACTTTTCTATTTGAGCAACATGCATCACCTATTTATTATACTAAGTATAATTCTACTGATAAGTTGGATGGTCCAGATAATATGGATACTGAACCTTATGAAAAGAATACGTTATTAGTTTATAGGTATAAGCGTTGTCACTATAAGCTGCAATTCTTTGGTAATAGGGATGCTGATAAGGCACTTGCTGAAGAAGACCATCCTTATAGCGAAAATATTAGAAATGCTTCATATAATGATGAAGTGAAGGTTGTTCCACTTAAGGCCAATGATCCTAAGCATCATCTACCTTATCAATGGGAATTTAGAGGTCAAACAATTACTCGACCAACTTATTTACCAGAAGATTACGTCTTTAAAGGTTGGGCACTGGATGCTGGTGGTACGCAGCCTTTAATTCCTAGTGGCTTTACGAAAGAAGAACAAAAGAATCTATCACCAATTGGGATGCCTGAAGGAGGCTTAGCTCTTTATCCGATATGGGGACCTTCTGAAGTTAAACATAAAGTGACCATCAATTATTGGAACAATAAGTCCTATGATATGGAGTTAGTTCATGATCAGATTTTACATGAGCATGAGAAACCAGAAGGAACGGATGACCCCTTCGTGAAAGATCCGCCTCATCAGAAGGGTTATGCCTTTACTGGTTGGGTAATTGAGGTTAAAGATAAAGATGGCAAGGTGCAAGAGCATCCATATGCTTTTGATAATCCAGTGGTTGAAGATATGACATTGAAGGCAAAATATGTGCCAGATGTGCGTGTGACAGCAACTATCCATCATTATTTACTCAAGCCCGGTGAAACAATCAAAGCTTACTATGACCTCTTTAAGCAAGAACAAGACCTAGATAAGCAAATAACTGCTTGCACTGATGCAAACAAGGTTAATGAATTGCGTGCTACAAAATCAGAATTGACCAAGAAACGGATGGCGATGGTTGATAAAGATGCTGTGCAGACAATAGATAATTTACGACCTGACGCAACTTATTCTGCTCAGGCAGTTTATGAAGGACCACAATATTTCCCAGATACACAATTTGATCAGATTACTGTTAACAAAGATGCAAAGAAGAATGTCGCTTGGTTTGTTTACCAAGTATTCGGACAAAACATGTATAAAGTTCAATATCATGATGCTCATGGGAAGGATATTTTACCACCGCAGACGATTAGAACAGGTAATCTTGATTGGGATGTTGCTACAGCACCGCAAATTCCAGGTTATCGCTTTAACAAAGTAAGCGTACCTGACCGAGATGCCAAAGATAAGCAAAAAGATGACACACATCCACAAGGGCAAATGACATTTGAAGTGACTCCAGAAGGTAACGGAGTTAATAAAGTATATAATGTTATTTTCACCTATGATGATGTACGGATATTGAAGCGAAAAGATAAATCACAAGCAACTCCAGCAGGTTATCAGCGGATTTACTACAACACTGATGGCAACGGAAAATTAGTAACTACTGATGATAAAGACAAACAACCTGTAGCTAATTTGACTTATGATGTTGTTGACGGTCTGCAGAATGGGTTGTTGCCAGATATAAAGCCACAGGCAAATCCAGGTTATCGCTTTGTCCGTTGGGATCCAGCTGTACCAGATACATTGGCTTCAGTTAAATCACGAACCTACACTGCAATTTTTGAACCAGATATTAGCACCAGAAAAGATAATCCATATATCATTAGCGTTGGTGATAAATTACCAGATGCTAAAGAGTTATTAGCAGGTGCAAAAAATCTGCCAAAAGATGTAACAGTAGCTTATGCTGAGGATCCAGGAAAGCTTAATGGAGACTTTATTGTACCAAACGGTGCCAAAGTACCTGATCGAACTTATGTTGATCGTCCAGTTAAGTTATTGATTAACTATGATGCAGTCGATGAAGCAGGAAAAACTAGTCACAGGACAATCGAGTTAAATACCACTTTAACTGTGGTGAACCCTGTAGTCGCTCAATCTAGAATCTTGTCTGCTGATTTGAGTGATCAAGATCAAAAGAAGAGCGGAATTGATAAGCATACGCTAGCTGTCGATCGTTATATTCGCACGCACTATAAGCTCGTTACTTTTGATGCTAAACAAAATGGTGATTTTGCTAGTCCTGACGTGGAGCGTAGTTACTATGTGAAACCAGATGTCGAAGTTACTATTCCAAGACCTGGAGTGATAGCTAAAGCTGGTTATGATTTCAGCGGTTGGAAACAAGGAAATACGCCTTATTCCAAGGGAGTTAAGGGTAAATTCAGTGATAAGACGACCATTGAAGCGGACTATCAGGCACATGCGATGACGCTTAAGCCAATGATTCTGAGTGTTGGTGATCAGGCACCAGAAGCTAAGGCATTGGTAACTAATAGTGATAAGTTGTCTGATGCTGCTAAGTTTAGTTATAGTGGGTCTGCCCCAACTACACAAAAAGCAGGTAACCAACAAGTTACAGTTGTTAATACAGATGGTGTTAAGCAGTCAACAACCATTCAAGTGATTGATAATATCGTTTCTAATAATCAATTCCAAGGTTTGAGTGAAGCAGAAAAGGCTTATATTAAAGCACATTATAAGCGAATTGCCTTTTCAGCTGGTCAACATGGTCAATTTGATCCTAAAGATGAAACTATCTATTATGTAAATCCTGATCGTGTACATGATCTTAGCAAGTTAGCTCCGCATGTAACAGCTAAGAGGGGATATAAGCAAGGAAATGGTTTAGCTAATACAGGATTTAGTTGCAAGTTGAAGGATGTTCGTTTCGATTATGATACAGACATTGTAGCTACTTATCAGGAAGTTGATCCGACGACCAAGAATTTGATTATTAGACAAGGGATGTCTTTGCCGAAGGCGAGTGAATTCATTGAGTCTCTACCTCAAGGTACAGAGGTTGCTTACGACTTTGGATCAGAATCTGCTCAAAAATATGCTCAAGAAGAAGTAGGACATACTAAAGTGATTCCGTTGACATTAACTTATAAACAAGCAGATAAAATTACAAGAACAGCTCATTGTGTAGCATATCTTACTATTTTACCGTCTGTGATTGCTCAAGGTTCTGAAACTGCACCAGATTATGTAGACTACATTAAGAAGAATTATCGCACAATTACCTTTGATGCAGGTAAAGATGGGCAATTGAATGGTGCATCAACATATTTTGTTGATCCTGATCGTGAAGTAGATTTGACTTCTATTCAACCAGGGGTGACAGCCAATACTGGTCAGCAGTTTATCGGTTGGAATAAGGAACTTAAGGGTAAATTTACTCAGAATACGACCATTGAAGCTACTTATCGTCAAGCTCCGAAACCAGAACCGTGTCCAGTATGTCCAACGCCTAAGCCACAGCCGAAGAGGGGAACCTTCAAGGAAATTCACATTTATGTCACTAAGGATGAAGATGGAAAGATTATTAGTACAATCCAAAGTGAAAATAGAGTGATTGGTTATGACGGCGATGAGTACACAACCAGGAAGAATGAAAAAGATGGATTTGAATTTAAAGGAATAAAAGATCTACAAGATAATCCAACTTATTCAACAGACGGCAAGAGTACGACAGGTAAGATAGTAGGAGATAAGAATCAATCGATAACTTACGTCTATGAAAAAGTCGTTAAGAAAGAACAACCAGCTCCAATTCCAACACCTAAGCCAGAACCAACGCCAGTTCCAGTTCCAACGCCGCAGCCCGAACCAAGGCCAGAGCCGCAGCCGCAGCCAGAGCCGCAGCCGCAGCCCGAACCAAGGCCAGAGCCGCAGCCGCAGCCAGAGCCTAAGCCAGAGCCTAAGCCAGAGCCGCAGCCAGAGTCGCAGCCAGAATGTAGATGGAAGGAAGAGGCTAAGGGAGTAGAACCAGTTGTGTTTAAAACAGCAGATAGGCAAGCGACAACAAGACATGCAGCTTTTTCTCACTGTTGTTTGCCGAAAACGGGAATTGTGGATAATCAAGTAGGATTATTGAGTGTCGGCTTATTGATAGGAAGCGGTATTTTCTTTCTTCCTAAACGGTCCCGCCGTTCAACCAATTGA